In Apium graveolens cultivar Ventura chromosome 10, ASM990537v1, whole genome shotgun sequence, the following are encoded in one genomic region:
- the LOC141693735 gene encoding uncharacterized protein LOC141693735: MGKCLFICTFYFLLQSLLVFTMLDPIDFLALQAIRKSLEDLPGSSYFASWDFTGDPCNFAGVYCADDKVISLNLGDPRAGSPGLTGRLDPAIGKLTSLAEFTVVPGRIYGGIPPSFSQLKKLRFLGISRNFISGQIPASLGELRLLRTIDFSYNQLSGNLPWSVGSLPALTNVILGHNHLTGSIPRFGSKVLTRLDLKHNEFTGSIGSDHLPSSLQYLSLSWNRFTGPVDRVLSRMTRLNYLDLSLNQFSGFIPGCLFTFPISNLYLQRNQFIGSVQPYGQVRIQTVDLSFNRFSGPISPLFSTVQTLYLNNNRFMGQVPGTFVDRLLDSSIQILYLQHNYLTGIAINPRVEIPVRSSLCLQYNCMVLPVQTPCPLKAGKQNTRPTGQCIVWNKLKG, encoded by the coding sequence ATGGGCAAGTGTTTATTTATTTGTACATTCTATTTTTTACTACAAAGTTTACTAGTGTTTACCATGCTAGACCCTATTGATTTTCTTGCACTCCAAGCAATTAGAAAATCACTAGAGGATTTGCCTGGTTCTAGTTACTTTGCTTCTTGGGATTTCACTGGTGATCCATGCAACTTTGCTGGCGTTTATTGCGCCGATGATAAGGTTATTTCGTTAAATCTTGGCGACCCACGTGCTGGGTCTCCGGGCCTTACTGGCCGGCTTGATCCGGCCATCGGAAAACTCACTTCTTTAGCGGAGTTTACTGTTGTCCCTGGGAGGATTTATGGTGGCATTCCTCCGAGTTTTTCGCAGTTGAAGAAGCTTCGGTTTTTGGGAATTAGCCGGAATTTTATTTCCGGTCAAATTCCGGCGAGTCTCGGTGAGCTCCGGTTGTTGAGAACTATTGATTTTAGTTATAATCAGCTTTCCGGGAATTTACCTTGGTCTGTCGGAAGTTTGCCGGCGTTGACTAATGTGATTCTTGGTCATAATCATTTAACCGGGTCAATTCCGCGGTTCGGGTCGAAAGTGTTGACCCGGCTTGATCTTAAGCATAATGAGTTTACCGGGTCAATTGGGTCGGATCATCTTCCCTCCTCTCTTCAATATCTCTCATTGTCTTGGAACCGGTTTACGGGTCCAGTGGATCGGGTTTTATCTCGGATGACCCGGTTAAACTACTTGGATCTTAGCTTGAATCAGTTTTCGGGTTTTATTCCGGGTTGTTTGTTCACATTTCCCATATCAAATCTCTACTTGCAAAGAAACCAATTTATCGGGTCGGTTCAGCCATATGGTCAAGTTCGGATCCAAACCGTGGATCTTAGCTTCAACCGGTTTTCCGGTCCAATATCTCCTTTATTCTCAACGGTTCAAACTCTTTATCTCAACAACAACCGGTTCATGGGTCAAGTTCCGGGTACATTCGTGGACCGGTTATTAGATTCTAGTATACAAATTTTGTATTTACAGCATAATTATTTGACAGGGATTGCCATTAATCCGAGGGTTGAGATTCCGGTTCGAAGTTCATTGTGTTTGCAGTATAATTGCATGGTTCTTCCGGTTCAGACACCTTGCCCTTTGAAAGCCGGGAAGCAAAATACTAGACCGACCGGACAGTGCATTGTGTGGAATAAATTAAAGGGGTAA